From the genome of Candidatus Eremiobacteraceae bacterium:
CAACAAGATGAGCAGCATGAAGGCGAACGGCACGATATCTTCGGCGGACGAACCGCCTGGGATCAGCTGGACCGTGAATTCCTGCAGCAAGCCGATGATGAGCCCGCCGACCACCGCGCCCCAGAACGAGCCGATGCCGCCGACGATCACCACCAGGAACGCGATGATGATGTAGGTGGCGCCCATGTTCGGATCGATGTTATAGAGCGGCGCTTCAAGCCCGCCCGCCAGGCCGCCCAGCAGCGACCCGAGGCCGAACACCACGGTGAACGTCAGCGGCATGTTGATGCCCAAGATGCTCACCATCTCGCTGTCGCGCGTGCCGGCGCGGATCGTCAGCCCGAGATTGGTGCGCTCGAGCATGAGGTAAACCAAGATGACCACGACGATGGTCACGAGAACGACGATGAGACGGAAGGTCGGGTACTGCATGAAGCCGAGATTGATCGATCCCGCAAGCCAGCCGCTGGGCGAGAGCGGTTCGGGCGTGTCGCCCCACACCTTGCGGATGATCTGGACGAAGATCAAGAACGCGCCGAACGTGAACATCAGCACGTGTTCCGGCGGCCGGCCGTAGAGGCGGCGGATGAACACGCTCTCCATGAGCATGCCGAGCACCGCCATGCACAGCGCGGCGACGATGATCGCCGGGAACAGACCGATCTTGGTGGAGAGCGTAAACGTGATGTACGCGCCCAGCGCGAAGAACGCGCCGTGCGAGAAGTTGATAACGCCCATCAGCCCGAGGATGATGTTAAGACCGAGGGCCAGCAGCACGTAGAGCATGCCGCGCGTGAGCCCGTCGAAGACGGTCTCAGCGATCTGGTTCGGCACGATCGCGACGTAACTCAGCGCGATGGTGAGCAGCGGTAATGCGTTCAGCGTCGTCTTCGGGCTCCGCTACGTGAGAGGCGCCGGTTTGGCGGCCGGCGCCTCCTGATGGTCCAACCGATCGCGCGCCGGCTTACGCCTTGGTCTTCGGGGTGTAGCCTTCGCGCGTTGGGATGGTCTGGGTCGCCAGCTTCGCCGGCGCATCGCTTTGGCTGCACGGCTCGAGGGTTTCGCTGGCCGGCACGATCTGCGTGATCTTGAAGAACTGGTTGGTGTATTTCCATTGCGACTTGGGGATGGCTTGCTGGACGACCACATCGAGCTCGTTCTGGTGGTCGCACGCGCGGATGTGGCAGAACTTCTTCTGCAGGCCGTTGAACGTGAGGTCTTCCATCGCGTGCACCAGGCGCGTCGCCTCGGTCGTGCCGGCGCGCAGGATGCCGGTGATCGCGGCCTCGGTCGCCAGCCAGCCCAGGTACATGCGCCAGTCGACGTACGTGGCACCGGCCGCTTTGAGCTTGGCGACGAGCTGCTGGGAGCCTTCGGTCGGATAATCGGGCGACCACGGTGCGCCCCAAATGCCGCGGTTGTTCTCCGGACCATACCCGAGTCCGACCTCGACGCCGTTGAGCGGCCCTCCGACCTGTTTGAACACCTTGTCCAGGCCCAGCTGCACGTACTGCTTCAATCCGTTGACGAGATCGCCGCCGTACCAGCTCAGCACGAGCACATCGGCGCCGCTGTTCTTGGCCTTGGTCAGCTGCGCGGTGAAATCGCCGGAGTTGACGGGGAACGCGGTGAGCTCGTTGCCGAGCGACTGGCCGCCGTTGGCTTCAAGGACGGTTTGGAAACCGGCTTGCGCCGAATGTCCGTACGCGTAATCCGGGGTGATGAAGAACCACTTCTTGCCGAACGGCAGCAGCGCTTTGGCGGTGGCGTTGGCGAGCATCGAGTTGGCGGCCGTGGTGCGGAAGCAGCACAGGCGCGCGTTGCTGCCGGTGATCGTCGTATCGTGCGTTCCCGCGGCGACGTAGACGATGCCGAGGCGCTGCGCCAGCGCCGAGAGGGCTAGGCCGACGCCTGACGAGACCTCGCCGACGAGGACGTCGACCTGATCCTGCTCGATGAGCTTAGTGGCGTTGGGCACGGCGACGTCGGGCTTGGCCGCGGTGTCGGCGTGGATGAGCTGGATCTTGCGGCCCAGCACGCCGCCCCTGGCGTTCCACTCGTCGACGCAGACCTTCTTGCCGAGCGACTGGCTCGCGCCGCTGACCGCATAGACGCCGCTGGTCTCGTCGACGTCGCCGATCAGGATGGGCGCGTTGTCGGCCACGGTCGCCGGCGCATAGCCGAGCGAGGTCGCGACGCCTGTGCTCGCGCCCGCGGCGGCGGCGGCGGCGACGCCGATGCCGCCGAGAAAATCTTTGCGGGTAAGCGACTTATCGGGGCGCTCGGATTTCGACATGGTCTCCCCTTTCACGTGGGCCGCTCGCTCTACGCACGTTTGACGCCGTCACATGAGCATGTGCGACGACGGCGCCATTCTTCGTGCGAGCAGAACGGAGCGTAACGGTTGCTCGGTATTATGCCCGCTTTTTGCCGTCTCCTGTGGGGCGGCCTGGGGCCTGGACGCCCGCCGGCCTGGGAACCGCCCAAGACCCGCCGATCGGCGTCGCGATAATGTAACCTTATGCGCGAAGCGTTAGTATACCCGGGGTAAGCACATCACGGCGAAAGGAGACTCATCCTCATGCTCGCAGGTCCCAAAATCGGCTTTCATCGCGTGGCGGCTGCCGCAGCGGCCCTTTCCTTGTGCACGGCGTTGATCGCTCCCATGACCGCCGCAGCTTCTCCTACGCCCGCACGAATGGTCGCCGACGGCGGCGGCGTGTGCGGCAGCCTGGAGATCGGCAACAGCAACAGCGCGGCGGTGCTCGCCGCAGAGAACTGCTTCTCCAAAGCCTTCACGAACTGCGACGCCGCGGTGATCTCGGTCGCCTATCACGGCGGCGATGCAGGCGTCGCGCGGACCTTCCAGACGATGCGCACCAACACCGACTCGTGCGAAGTCGCTGAGGTCGTCGATCACTACAAGGGCTCAAACGTCGCATCAAGCGACACGTATCTGTGCAACGACGTCAAACAAGGCGGCGATGGTCTGACCTTCACGAACTGTGGCGCCGATGGCACCGTCTTCGTGCCGGCCAATCTCACGGCCAGCAACTCGCAGAAGCTGCTGACCATATCGTTCAAGTACCGCCAAACGGCGTAGACGATCGGAGTCGGTGGAAAACGCGTAGCGGTCGAATGAATTCGACCGCTACACTTTTTTTGGCTGGGCTCTTAGCCGCCGACTTGGTAGTGGATGAACATCCGCACCACGCCGGGCCCGACCACGTTGCCGTTCGTCAAGCCGAGCTTGCCGTTGGCCAGCGGCTGCGCGTTGCCCGCGAACTGGTTGATGGCCACTCCCGACCAGATGCCGAAGAGGTTGTCGACCGAGACCTGCGCATATGCGTTGCGCACGATCGGAAAGCGCGCGGTCGCATTCCAGACGAAGAACGGCGGCACGTTGTATGAGTTGTTGTTGCCGTAGTACGTCGTGCCGAGCGAATAGTAGTATCCATTAGAACCGGTGTAGTTGAGCTCGCCGTATCCCTGCGCATAGGGGATGCTCTGGTTCGAGATCGCGTTAAAGCCGCCGGGCGATCCTGAGTTGCCGCTGCTCAGGTAGTTCAGGCCGGGCAGAATCGCCAGGTTCGTGGTGTACGGCCCCGCGGTCGTGGCGTAGAACGACGGCTGCATGCCGTACGGGAAGGCGCGCAGCAGCGCGCCCTGGACCGTCCAGCCCAACCCGATCGGCGGGGCGCGGCGCAGCGAGCCTTCGATGCCGCCGTAGTACGCCGTGCCCAAGTTCTGGTTCTGGGTCGTGAAGACCGGCATGACGATGCAAGCGCCGCCGCCTGACGGCACGACGCACGCCGTGCCGTTGGAGAATTG
Proteins encoded in this window:
- a CDS encoding ABC transporter substrate-binding protein, with protein sequence MSKSERPDKSLTRKDFLGGIGVAAAAAAGASTGVATSLGYAPATVADNAPILIGDVDETSGVYAVSGASQSLGKKVCVDEWNARGGVLGRKIQLIHADTAAKPDVAVPNATKLIEQDQVDVLVGEVSSGVGLALSALAQRLGIVYVAAGTHDTTITGSNARLCCFRTTAANSMLANATAKALLPFGKKWFFITPDYAYGHSAQAGFQTVLEANGGQSLGNELTAFPVNSGDFTAQLTKAKNSGADVLVLSWYGGDLVNGLKQYVQLGLDKVFKQVGGPLNGVEVGLGYGPENNRGIWGAPWSPDYPTEGSQQLVAKLKAAGATYVDWRMYLGWLATEAAITGILRAGTTEATRLVHAMEDLTFNGLQKKFCHIRACDHQNELDVVVQQAIPKSQWKYTNQFFKITQIVPASETLEPCSQSDAPAKLATQTIPTREGYTPKTKA
- a CDS encoding branched-chain amino acid ABC transporter permease, whose translation is MPNQIAETVFDGLTRGMLYVLLALGLNIILGLMGVINFSHGAFFALGAYITFTLSTKIGLFPAIIVAALCMAVLGMLMESVFIRRLYGRPPEHVLMFTFGAFLIFVQIIRKVWGDTPEPLSPSGWLAGSINLGFMQYPTFRLIVVLVTIVVVILVYLMLERTNLGLTIRAGTRDSEMVSILGINMPLTFTVVFGLGSLLGGLAGGLEAPLYNIDPNMGATYIIIAFLVVIVGGIGSFWGAVVGGLIIGLLQEFTVQLIPGGSSAEDIVPFAFMLLILLIRPRGLFGTEGLFD